The following are encoded in a window of Syngnathoides biaculeatus isolate LvHL_M chromosome 3, ASM1980259v1, whole genome shotgun sequence genomic DNA:
- the LOC133497647 gene encoding uncharacterized protein LOC133497647 has product MNIFAGLMKLLSSDKKKKKKQAQQSQKAPKIPDNAEVPKSGSKKASRQTRKKKENHPPPASEDDPQTDEAASEEEEAQSGRSGDDTPDRDRDRTDEDRASRAGESLRSAPAVSIAENPDDKDRMEESKEKTPARTAREKEWCEWLAQRERESGARLQKALQDAVIQFAAQLEGAKRNMDGALADLRAQMLGMQWNMAAGILQRDERISKLEAQNSLLTGKRSHNAAGASARVEPSHHSSYDYSFAPVPPPFLLSRPSGPQYPMPDGSFPSYLQPPFDLDRGPPAFL; this is encoded by the exons ATGAACATCTTCGCCGGCCTCATGAAGCTTCTGAGCTCggataagaagaagaaaaaaaagcaagcacagCAGTCGCAAAAG GCACCCAAAATCCCGGACAACGCGGAGGTCCCCAAATCCGGCTCAAAGAAGGCCTCgcgccagacccggaagaagaaggagaaccACCCGCCGCCGGCGTCGGAGGACGACCCGCAGACGGACGAGGCCGCGtccgaggaggaggaagcccaGAGCGGCCGAAGCGGCGACGATACGCCGGACCGGGACCGGGACCGGACGGACGAGGACCGGGCCTCCCGGGCGGGCGAGTCCCTCCGAAGCGCCCCGGCGGTCTCGATCGCAGAAAATCCGGACGACAAGGACCGGATGGAGGAGTCGAAGGAAAAAACGCCCGCCAGGACGGCCCGAGAGAAAGAGTGGTGCGAGTGGTTGGCGCAGCGGGAAAGGGAGAGCGGCGCCCGCCTTCAGAAAGCGCTGCAGGACGCCGTGATCCAGTTCGCCGCCCAGCTGGAGGGCGCCAAGCGCAACATGGACGGCGCGCTGGCGGACCTGCGGGCGCAGATGCTCGGCATGCAGTGGAACATGGCGGCCGGGATCCTGCAGCGAGACGAGCGCATCTCCAAACTGGAGGCGCAAAATTCTCTCCTGACGGGCAAACGCTCGCACAACGCCGCCGGCGCGTCGGCCCGCGTCGAGCCCTCGCACCACTCGTCGTACGACTACAGCTTTGCGCCGGTGCCGCCGCCGTTCCTCCTCTCGCGGCCCTCCGGTCCGCAGTACCCCATGCCCGACGGCAGTTTCCCCTCGTACCTGCAGCCGCCCTTCGATCTGGACCGCGGACCGCCTGCGTTTCTTTGA
- the LOC133497628 gene encoding H-2 class I histocompatibility antigen, Q9 alpha chain-like, translating to MIAKALLFLIVGLQIPTVTPVIHTLKYFRTASTKISTFPAYVEVGYVDGVAFVRYDSDRKKAQAQQDWMEEIAADDPDYWETETQRNVVNENVFRVNIGIAQERFNHTGGVHVLQWMFGCEWNDENGQVDGWNRHSYDGEDFISLDTRTMSYVAAKPQAFVTKLKWDRDEDRKKYRKHYYAEICPSALKKLLRYGRSVLVTTKPPKVSLLQKTPSSPITCHASGFYPDVADLFWRRDGEQIHHDVELGQTLPNHDGTFQMTADLTAAEAAARYECVFQQPGVDREIVTKLERRNILSNRRNEEEEKIKKIVTIAAPSAAATALLVVIAVVVSRHKCKRDDYDPASTDGGAELSESRTAET from the exons atGATCGCGAAGGCGCTTTTATTTCTCATTGTGGGTTTGCAAATCCCGACGGTGACGCCCG TGATTCACACGCTGAAGTATTTCCGCACCGCGTCGACAAAAATTTCAACCTTCCCGGCGTACGTGGAGGTGGGTTACGTGGACGGAGTGGCGTTCGTCCGCTACGACAGCGACAGGAAGAAAGCGCAAGCCCAGCAGGACTGGATGGAGGAAATCGCCGCCGACGATCCCGACTACTGGGAGACGGAGACGCAGAGGAACGTCGTCAACGAGAACGTTTTCCGAGTCAACATTGGGATCGCCCAGGAACGCTTCAACCACACGGGAG GCGTTCACGTCCTCCAGTGGATGTTTGGCTGCGAATGGAACGACGAGAACGGCCAGGTGGACGGCTGGAATCGGCACAGCTACGACGGCGAAGACTTCATCTCCTTGGACACGCGGACGATGAGCTACGTCGCGGCCAAGCCGCAAGCGTTCGTCACCAAGCTCAAGTGGGACCGCGACGAGGACCGGAAAAAATACCGCAAGCACTACTACGCGGAGATTTGTCCTTCCGCGCTGAAGAAGCTCTTGCGCTACGGGAGGAGCGTCCTCGTGACAACGA AACCTCCAAAGGTGTCGCTCCTGCAGAAGACGCCGTCCTCGCCGATCACCTGCCACGCGTCGGGTTTTTACCCCGACGTGGCCGACCTTTTCTGGAGGCGAGACGGGGAGCAGATCCACCATGACGTGGAACTCGGCCAGACCCTCCCCAACCACGACGGGACCTTCCAGATGACGGCGGACCTGACGGCGGCCGAGGCGGCGGCCCGGTACGAGTGCGTGTTTCAGCAGCCGGGCGTCGACCGCGAAATCGTCACCAAACTGGAGAGGAGAAACATCCTGAGCAACCGCCGCAACGAAG aagaagaaaagataaAGAAAATCGTCACCATCGCAGCCCcgtcggcggcggcgacggctcTGCTGGTCGTCATCGCCGTCGTCGTCAGCCGTCACAAATGCAAACGCG acGATTACGATCCAGCTT CTACCGACGGCGGCGCGGAGCTCTCCGAGTCGAGAACGGCGGAAACCTGA